From a single Parambassis ranga chromosome 2, fParRan2.1, whole genome shotgun sequence genomic region:
- the LOC114451366 gene encoding metalloproteinase inhibitor 3 — MQSVFQHLISLLFVFSSLHVNQLTDGCSCALTHPQDAFCNSDIVIRAKVVGKKLLRDGPFGTMRYTVKQMKMYKGFEKVQHVQHIYTDASESLCGVKFDINKYQYLITGRVYDDKVYTGLCNFNERWERLSLAQKKGINHRYQLGCKCRIKPCHYLPCFVTSKNECLWTDMLSHFGYPGYQSRHYACIQQKEGYCSWYRGLTTRDKTTINATDP, encoded by the exons ATGCAGTCAGTGTTTCAGCACCTGATCAGCCTGCTGTTTGTCTTCAGCAGCCTCCACGTTAACCAGCTGACGGATGGCTGCTCGTGCGCTCTGACGCACCCACAAGACGCCTTTTGCAACTCCGACATAG TGATTCGAGCTAAAGTGGTGGGCAAGAAGCTCCTGAGAGATGGACCTTTTGGAACAATGCGCTACACAGTCAAGCAAATGAAG ATGTACAAAGGATTTGAAAAGGTCCAGCACGTGCAGCACATTTACACAGATGCTTCTGAGAGCTTGTGCGGGGTCAAGTTTGACATCAACAAGTACCAGTATCTGATCACAG GTCGCGTGTACGATGACAAGGTTTACACAGGGCTGTGCAACTTCAACGAGCGGTGGGAGCGCCTCTCATTGGCCCAGAAGAAAGGCATCAACCATCGCTACCAGCTGGGCTGCAAATGCAGG ATTAAGCCCTGTCACTACCTGCCCTGCTTCGTGACCTCAAAGAACGAGTGCCTATGGACAGACATGTTGTCCCACTTTGGCTATCCCGGCTACCAGTCCCGACACTACGCCTGCATCCAGCAGAAGGAGGGCTACTGCAGCTGGTACCGAGGCCTGACAACCCGCGATAAAACCACCATTAATGCCACCGACCCATGA